A segment of the Flavobacterium azooxidireducens genome:
TATGCTCTGTATATACACCAGAGGCCCCAGAGGCAGCAATAGATGGTTGTGGAGGAGAGCAAGGTATTGCACCAGCCGCACTAAACACACCAATTTATGCTACACCATTAACGGGAGCAACACAATATCGTTTCACGTTAAGTGATGGTGTTAGCTATAACCAAGTATACACTACATCAGCACGATTCTTTAGGTTGAGTACCTTTAATGCATTGCAGGCTTTAACGCCGGGTGGTCAATATTCAGTGACAGTAGAAGCTGAGATTTACGGTTATTTCTATGCCGGAAAAGATTGTAATATTTTAGTGCCAGGTGGAGCAGCAATACGATCAAATCCTATTGTTAAAGCAGAAGAAACAATCAAAGACATGTCAACAGAATTCAAAGCAGTGGCTTATCCAAACCCATTTGCAAACAGTTTTGCTGTTGATGTAAGAACTTCCAGCACTGAAAAAGTGAGCTTGACTGTGTATGACATGGCAGGACGACTTTTAGAAGTAAACGAAGTAAATGCAAGCGAAGTTGCTAACTATCAATTTGGAGATCGTTATCCATCGGGAGTTTACAATATGATTGTAACACAAGGTGAAGAAACGAGAACTGTGAGAGTGGTGAAACAGTAAGTTTTTAGAAACTAAGATACTGAGCAACTGAGTTGCTGAGTTTTATAAAGAGAAGCCTCCGAGAAATCGGAGGTTAACTTAAATGATTTAACAACATATAAAAGCGATTAAGTTTAAATAGTTTATAATTTAATCGCTTTAAATATGTTTTAAGTTATGCAAAAACAATTTATTTGAGTATAAATCTACTTGTAGTCCTAATTTACTTCAATGATAAATAAAGAAGACTAAATTTTGTTTTAAAATCAAAGATGCTTTCTAACAGCATATTAGAATATTTATCAGGTTTATTTCTACAATTACTTTTTTATATACGTTTATTTATGAGTGTTTTATGTTTTAGTTTTCTCTAATTATTGTTGGATTTATTGGTTATGATTATAATTACTTAACGGATTTATATTTAACATATTATTGTAAGAAAAAACACGATTAACATTAGAAAATACGTATTTCATCGTTAAAAATGTTTTTATATCGAATAAATTTAAAATTAAATTAAAAAAAGTTAGCTATATGCTCATTTGCAGTAATTTAGCGTAAAATTTTTTGATTTATAACCTTTTAAGTCATGAAATTTCAACTCAAATTCAAAAATATAGCACACATGTTTGGTAATTGTTCAAAAAACCTAAAACTTCTTCTGACAGTTGGGTTGTTTATTCTTTTTCAAAATAAAATAAATGCTCAAGTAAGTGCTTATTTTTTTAGTGAAGAGTTAAGTGCTTATACTGAAATAGTTGGCGGAAACGAGGCTTACGCAGCTCCTTGGGATAATCATACAGCTGGTGCAGCAGTTTTGGCAAACATCGGATTTACATTTGAATATGACAATGGTTCACATACAACTTGTTATATTAGTCCAAATGGTTTTATCACTTTTGGAACAACGCAGCCAATCGCAACAACGTATATCCCAATAAGTGCAGGAACTGCTTATAATGGAGCAATCAGTGCTATGGGTGCGGATTTAATTTCTACAACAAATGCAATTACTTACACTACAATCGGTACAGCTCCAAACCGTGTTTTTATAGTACAATGGAAAAACGCAGAAAGAAAATCGAATACAGGGGTTTTAAATTTTCAAATTAGACTTTATGAGACTTCTAATGAAATAAGACTACATTATGGTTTTTGTTTTCCGGATGATACAGCTTTTACAACTGCTCAAGTTGGATTAAGAGGACCTAATAACGCTATATTACCTAATGTAAACAATCGTTCTCAGGCCGGTGCAAACATTAATAGTTCTTGGTTTTTAAGAAGTGTAAAAGGCACAGCCAATACTCAAACTATGCGATTGAGTACAGTAGAATTTCCGGATAACGGTTTACTTTATAAATACGAAAGACCTTCTCCGTGCACTGTTCCAACCGGAACTCCTTCGGGATTAGTTATTGGAGGTTCTTCAATAACTATTAATTCATTTGCCGGAAATAGTTTTACTCCCGTAGCATCTCCACTAACACGTTATTTAGTTTTGAGGAGTACTGTAAACACGCCTCCAACTGCCTCTCAAATACCAAATGGGACTTATTGGGCTGTTAACAATGTTATCGGGGGCGATTATACTGTAGTTAGTACATCAAATGCTACAACATTTAATCAAACAGGCTTAGCAAATAACACAACCTATTATTATTGGGTAATTCCTTATAATGGCGATTGTTTAGGTGGCCCGCTTTATAATTTAGGAAATATGATTACAGGTTCACAAACAACTTGTATTCCTGCACCAACACTTGCCCCAACAACCAACAATACGGGAAATGGCTTTACAGTTAATTTTAATCCTGTTGTAGGTGCTACCGATTATCAAGTGGATGTGTCTACTAATAATACCTTTACACAAATTCTACCTGCATACTCAGGTGTTTTAACCGGTGGAGCAACCACATTTGTTGTGACCGATTTGCCTCCTCTAACGAATTATTGGTTTAGAGTACGTGCAGTAGGTTTAGGGTGTAGTATAAACAGTGTCTCTAGTCTGGTGGTTTTATCGTGCGGATATTATTTTATTCCTTACACACAAAATTTTGATACCACTACAGTAAACACAATTCCAGGTTGTTCTGTCACAGTTGATGATAATGCCGACGGTATGTCATGGAGAGTGCAAACTATTAATCCTGCTTCATCACCACGAGCCTTGTATCTAAATAAAAACAATACCGTTGCAATGGATGATTGGTTCTTTCTTCCGGGTTTAAAATTGGATGCGGGGGTTTCTTATCGTTTATTTTTTAGATATAACTCTACCAATTCCGGGGGGTTAGTAGAACGATTAAGAGTGCGTTTAGGATCGGGTCAGTCACCTGCACAAATGAGTTTGACTATTTTAGATTTGCCAAGCATTACAAACACAATATATCAATCAGCCTTTGTTGATTTTACACCTGTTTCTAATGATATTTATTATTTAGGTTTTCAAGGTTACAGTCCTGCAAATCAAAGTTATTTGGTCTTAGATGATATTAGTGTTACCATTGCACCTACTTGTTTTGAACCCGAAAATTTAACAATTTCTGCGGTTAGCAATAATTCTGCAACAATTGATTTTGATCCTCCAACAGTTGAACCCGCAAATGGATATCACTATTACCTTTCAACAGTGGAAACACCACCAACAGGAGCAACGGCACCAACAGGTTCTGTGCCATTTGGTTCTACTTCTATTCCTTTAACAGGATTGACTTCTTCCACCTCATATTATATTTGGATTCGGGGAAATTGTGGTCCGGGAGACACTAGTATTTGGTCGCAATTATTTTCATTTAGCACCGAATGTATCCCTCCTACATTTACAACAATAACTCCTGCTAACCGTTGTGGAACCGGAACGGTAAGTTTAGTAGCAGTTCCCAACGCAGGGTCGGTAACAGAATGGTATGATGCCCCAAGTGGCGGTAATTTACTTTTTACAGGATCAACTTTTACGACACCTCCATTAGCTACCACCACAACTTTTTATGCTCAAGCAAAGGCTGCCGGAGGAAATGCATCAGTAGGACCGCGTTCACCTAATTCAATTGCAGGTGCCAAAACTGCTTTAACAGCACCTTCGGGTGTTTTTATTACCGTTACAAATGAAACCGAATTGCTAGGGGTTGATATTTTTCCACTTTCTTCTGGGCAGAATGGCTTAATAGTTATACGAAATTCTCTAAATGTACCTGTAATTTCAGTTCCATTCACAACTACTGTGGTAGGAGGTAGCACACCTCAAACTATTCCAATTAACTTTGATTTTATACCGGGAAATTATACAGTAAGTCTTTCTACTGTTCCCACTTCGGGTTTAATTGGAAACATCGAAAATGTGTCTTATCCTTATACTTCCTCAGTAGCTACTATTAATGGTAATAATTTTGACAATTCATTTTATAACTTTTTTTATAATTGGCGATTTACAACCTCTTGTTATTCTCCATTTTCTCCAATTATCGCCACCGTAACTACACCGCCCGTATTAAGCTTGAGTTCAGGTTCAGCAATTATTTGCAGCGGACTAAGCACACCAACAATTACAGTTTCTGGAGCAGCTTCATTTAATACATTTACATGGTCGCCTAACACCGGCGTGTCAGGAAATGTGGTTGCCGGATTTACTTTTAATCCAACAGAACCAACATTATATACCTTAACTGCTTCGCAAACTTCCGGAGCGTTATGCACAGCTACAGCTACTTTTATGGTTACTGTAAATCCCTCTCCACCAACAATCACCATTGTTCCGGGAGACAGTACAGTTTGTGAAGGAACAATTCAACCCTTATCGGCAACATTTGGTGCTTCCGCAGCAGTTAATATTGTGAATGAAAATTTTGAAGGACCAAGCGGTTGGACTGTAATCAATAATTCTGTTGGAGGTAACGTGGCAAACGCAAATTGGACATTGCGTAATAGTATTTATACTTATGCTAGTGCTTATTGGAATTTTAATGCAAGCAGTAATGATGCCTCTCAATTTTATATGGCTAATTCCGATGCTCAAGGTTCTCCTAGCTCTAATTTAACCAGAACAATTTTAGAATCTCCTTCGTTTAGCTTAGATGGCTATTCTACAGCCGAATTAAGTTTTTGGCATTACCTACGATGGATTGCAGGAAACAAAGCACATGTTGAAATTTCTACAGATAGTGGAACTACTTGGACTCAAATTGGTGCTTATATCGGAATACAAGGTACTGCCTCCAATTTTGTAAATAGAACAATAGACCTCACGCCTTATGTTGGAAATAGCTTTGTTAAACTGAGATTTCTTTTTGAAGCAACTTGGGATTATGGTTGGGCAATTGATAATGTTCGTGTATCGGGAATTGTTGCAACAGCTGTTGCTTGGTCCCCTGTAGATGATTTATTTACCGATGCCGCAGCTACTGTTCCTTATGTTGCAGGTACTCAATTGGCCGTTGTTTACAGCCAACCAACACAAACCAGAACCTATAACGCAATTGTTACTACGGTAGACGGATGCGAATCTCAGTCCAATGTAACACTAACCTTTGATGCCCAACCAATAGCCGGAATATTAACCGGAAATCAGGTCTTGTGTGCAGGATCCTCTTTAGCAAACTTAGAATTAACAGGTAGTTCAGGGCCAATTGTTCGTTGGGAATATGCCGATGATTCTGCCTTTACAGTAAATCTAACACCAATTGCTTCAACTGCCACTAGTTTGACACCTCTAGAAATGGGTGTTTTTTCCAATATTCGTTATTTTAGAGTTGTATTACAAAATGGAGTATGTGCTACAGTTTACTCCAATGGGGTTGCCGTAGAATTTCCTACTACGATTTGGAACGGAACAACTTGGAGTAACGGTTTACCCAATTCATCAAAAAGAGTAATTTTTACCGGAAATTACACTTCTTCCGGTGATCTTGAAGCTTGTTCTATTGAAGTGCAATCGGGGATAATAACTGTTTTAACTAATCACAATTTTATCGTAAATAACCAAATTAATGTAACAGGTCCGCCTGCAACTACCAATTTTATATTTGAAAACAACGCCAGTTTAATTCAAATTAATGATGTGGTGAATACGGGTTCAATCACTTACCGAAGAAATTCTACACCAATGCTATCCTTAGATTATACCTATTGGTCTTCTCCGGTAGCTAATCAAATATTTAGTGCTTTTTCACCAAACACTCCAGCCAATCGATTTTATTTGTGGAACACAGCAATTTATAATTGGGCAAACATTTCAACCGCTTCCACTTTTGTAGAAGGTGTTGGCTACATTATCCGTGGTCCTGGAATTGCTCCTTTTAATACATCAACACCAAACGTTTATAATGGTCAGTTTGTTGGAGTTACACACAACGGAGATGTTCCTGTTTCTATCGTTGTAAATGGTTTGAATGACAGAAACCTTCTCGGAAACCCCTACCCAAGTGCCATTAGTGCCGATGATTTTATGGATGAGCCATCTAACGCAGGAGTGGTAGGAGGAACAATTTATTTCTGGACACACAATACACCAATTACCAATAATCAATACACCTCCAACGATTATGCGGTCTATAATTACACGGGTGGAGTTGGAACACAGTCTGCCACCAACCCCGGAATAAACGGCAATATTCCAAACGGAACAATAGCTGCCGGACAAGGTTTCTTTATGAAATGTATTGGAACCGGAACTGCAACATTTAAAAATTATATGCGATTGTTAGGAAGCAATAACCAATTTTTTAGAATGAACAATTCGCAAAAATCTTCAAATGCAATTGAAAAAAATAGACTTTGGATTGAACTTTCCAATAATCAAGGAGCTTTCAAACAATTGTTGTTGGGATACATTCAAGGTGCTACTAATGATTTTGATTATAAATACGATGGAGAACTTTCTGAAGTTGGAAATCCGGTTAGTTTTTATTCGCTTCTAAACGATAAAAAATTAACCATTCAAGGACGTGCATTGCCATTTGATGTTGCAGATATACATCCTATTGGATACAATTCGCCTATTCAAGGAGAATTTTCAATACAACTGGCAGCTTTTGATGGCTTGTTTACCACTCAAAATGTTTATTTAGAAGATAAATTGAATAACACCATTCACAACCTAAAAAATTCACCTTATTCATTCTTTACAGAGCAAGGAACATTTGATGGTCGCTTTGTGCTTCGCTTTACAAATGAAACATTAGGTGTAACGCCAATTTTATTGCAAGATGTTGCAGTAGTAAAAAATCATTCAAACATAGAAATTTTAGCTTCAACCAATCTGGTTTTAGATAGAGTGAATATTTATGATATGCGAGGAAGATTAATTACAGCTAAGCAAAATATTAATTCAAATACAACAAGTTTCACAAACCTTAACCTTGCTAATCAAATTTTGTTAGTTCAAATTTTTGATAAAAACGGAAATGCAGTTACCAAGAAAGTAATTTTCTAACCAACTTTTTAAAAATAATAGTCAAGCCCTTTTCTTTTGAAGAGGGTTTTTTTATTTTTACTAATTATGCATTTTTTATGATAAATAACCCCTCTTTTCGTGAATTATTTAGATTATTTTTTTTTGAAATGCTTTTTTAGATTAAAAAAATTCATTTATTGTAAGTTCTTTTTTACTCATTTTATAAATTTTAGCATCTTAACATAAAAATTTAGCAAAACAACTAAATAGTGTTAATAATTTGTGATGAAATAGTAAACGTATTCCACAAAAAAATGTATTTTTGCTCTTAACAGTTACAAAAAATAGGGTTTTATAGTGTTGATTTTGAAATGTTTACGCCTTAATTTATCAGAATTTTAAAACATAAATTTAAGTTAAAAGTAGTTAGTCGATGATTTAACACATTTAGTCGGTTTTTATTATTTTAAGAATTTGTAAGCCGATTATTTTTAACTCAGCCAAAAACCAAAAAAATAGAATTTCCAAAAAAACTAGAATACTATGAATACAACTTTACAATTAAAAAAAACCTTAGCTAATTTATTTCAAAAGACAACTTTCAATTTTGGAATATTGTTTTTAGGATTTTATTTATTTACCTCTTTGAGTGCACTAGCACAAGTGGTTAACTATGGTTATCAGGAGTTCAATGGAGTTTCTCATGGAGAGGTTTATACACCTATTGCCGGAACAGATATTTTTGGGTCAACACCATTTAACCAATTCACTCCTATAGGTTCTGAGATTCCAATTGGTTTTTCATTCAATTATAATGGCACAAACTATTCACAAGTTAAAGTGCATTCAAATGGGTTTATCTATTTTGGAGGTTCCTCAAATGTTGTTGCTGCTCAAGCGACTCCTATTAATAATGCAAGTATAACACAATATGCAGGAGCTGTTGCGGGACATTCTAGAGGTTTGGTTTATTCAAGCTTTGGTTCGGCACCTATTTATAGTGCAGTGACTCATCCAACAAGTGTTGAATATTTAATGACAGGAGCAGTAGGCAGTAGAGTTTTTACTGTGCAATTTAAAAATATGGCAAGACCCAATGGTTCGTTGGCAGCTAGGGAAGGGTTGTTAAATTTTCAAATTAAATTGCATGAAGGAACAAATGTAGTTGAGGTTATATACGACCAACAAGTATCATCTCCTTCAACAAATGTGCAACTTCCCGGACAATGTGGTTTAAGAGGTGCGGCTGCCACGGATTATAGTAATAGAGTAGCAAATTCAGTTGATTATCTCGTTACAACACCAGGTGGAGCTAATAATGTTGGTATAAATTACAGAAACACTTCTAATGCAGGAACTGTTATACGTATGCAATGGACACCGCCATGTTATACTCCATCGGGATTAACAGCAATAAATTTTACCGGTACAACGGCAGATATTTCATGGACTGCACCAACGGTTGCACCAACCAGTTATCAATTTGAAGTACGAAGTAGTGGTTTAGCTGGTTCAGGACCAGTTGGTTTAGGCGATTCAGGAACTGTTGCCGGAATATCAACGGTGGCCAATGGTTTATCAGAAGGTTTTACGTATACATTATATGTGCGTTCGTTTTGTGGCGGGTCAGATTACAGTGCTTGGGTAACAGGACCAACATTTACGTTGCCTTGTGTCGCAACAACGGTACCTTATTATTTACCTTTCGATCCTATGTCGGATGGATTTACAATTGGTAACATGCCGGTGTGTACGTCTAATCAAAACGGAGGCGGAGGTGGAAACAACTGGTTATCCACAAACCCGAATTTTGGAGCTGGTTATTTTGATGAGCATTTAACATATAGTGCTCATCCTACTAATCCGGCAAACACATGGTTTATTACAAAGGGTATTGCTTTAACAGCAGGAGAAACCTATCGAATTCAATATCTATATGGAGGATCTTCTAATTTTACTTTCTACACAAATAAAATGGAAGTTCGCTATGGTACTACCGGAACAGCAGCAGGTTTGGCTGGAGCTATTCAGATAGAAAATCATCCTGAAATTAAATCTTCGCCTGAAACTAATATCGTGAATTTTACCGCACCAACAACCGATACCTATTATTTTGGTTTTAGAGCTTATTCTGATGCTAATATGGCCAATCTATATTTAGATGATATCTTTATTGATGTTTCTAACTGTTTAAAACCAACAGGTCTTATAGCACCAGCGGTTTTAGTTAGTTTTAATAATGCTACCATCACTTGGACGGCTCCAACACCTTCCCCGGCAAATGGATATGCTTATTATTATAACACAACCGGAGTTGCTCCAACTAATGGAACGCCTTTTTCGGGCACAGTTCCTGCAGGAACAACGTTAACAACTATTCCAAGCTTAACACCCAACACATTATATTACGTTTGGGTAAGAAGTATTTGCGGGCCGTCTGAATTTGGAGAATGGTCAGCAGGAACAAGTTTTACAACGTTACCTGCACCACCAGTTTATTGCATTCCTTCTGGAGCGGGTTATTTTCAAGACCCAAATGGTATTACAAACGTAACGATGGGAAGTATAAATAATACAACGGGTCTGGAATTGCCAAATTATTATGGAAATTATTCCGGTTTAACAACCAATGTGGCTCAAGGAGCAACAGTTCCTGTGAGTATAACTTTTAGAACAGGTTTTACCTACGACACAATTATTTGGGTAGATTGGAATAACGATGGTGATTTTGTAGATGCAGGAGAACAAGTATATTCCGGAGTATCAGGATTTACTAATCCAACTACTTTGTTAGCCAGTTTTACTGTGCCAGGAGCTCAGCCTCTAGGACCAAGACGATTACGTATTGGTAGTATAGATGCCCCTACTTTTGTAGGGGGAGCGTTAACGTCGTGTAGAAATGGTGAGTATCAAGCTTTTGAAGATTATACCATTAACGTAATATTTCCACCGCCAGCGTTAACGCTAAGTGCGTCAACAATGTCGGCTCAATGTGGATTAACTAATTCACCGTTAATTACCATTACATCGCCTTTAGCAAATTATGATGTGTATACCTGGACACCATCTGCAGGTGTGTCCGGTACTCCCGGAACAGGTTTTACATTTAATACCAGTGCAACTACAACCTATATTTTAACAGCTAGTCAAACCAGTGGTAGTTTCAGTACCAATACGGCTACGTTTACCTATGTAGCCAATGAAACCCCTACACCTATTACAATTGCAACGCCAAACGGAACAGCAAGCTGTGTCAATGGACCGGCTATACAGTTAAATGCAGCAGGTGGTATTGTTTCAAATGTAACAGTGTTTAGTGAAAACTTTAATTCAGGCATCAACGGGCCACCGGATTTAGTTCCTGTGCCGCCGGTACTTCAGTTTAAATCAAGAATTAGTTCTACTGGAGGAAGTAGTCCTGCTGCTTCTGCCTGGACGATACGACCAAGCGGATACACCACAACGGGTCCAGTTTGGTTTGATACTTTTAGTAGTAATGATAACACTAATTTTGTTTTTGCTAATTCAGATTCACAAGGAGATCTTCCTGCACCAAGTGTAACTAGATCAAGGTTGATTTCACCACCAATCAATTTAACCTCATACACCTCTGCAACATTAAACTTTTATCATTATTTCAGGTATTTGGGAATAAATGATTTAGCTTATGTTCAAGTGGCTATTGATAACGCAAATCTTGCTACTTTCCCGGAAGGAACCGATCCTGAATCGCCCTCATTAACTTGGACTAATTTAGCTCAATATACTTCCAATCAAGGAACGGCTACCAATTTTGCACAGACATTTTTAAATTTGAACCCGTATGCCGGGCAAGTAATTCGAATTCGTTTTAATTACCAATCCAATTGGGGTTGGGGTTGGGCTGTTGATAATTTTAGAG
Coding sequences within it:
- a CDS encoding fibronectin type III domain-containing protein; protein product: MKFQLKFKNIAHMFGNCSKNLKLLLTVGLFILFQNKINAQVSAYFFSEELSAYTEIVGGNEAYAAPWDNHTAGAAVLANIGFTFEYDNGSHTTCYISPNGFITFGTTQPIATTYIPISAGTAYNGAISAMGADLISTTNAITYTTIGTAPNRVFIVQWKNAERKSNTGVLNFQIRLYETSNEIRLHYGFCFPDDTAFTTAQVGLRGPNNAILPNVNNRSQAGANINSSWFLRSVKGTANTQTMRLSTVEFPDNGLLYKYERPSPCTVPTGTPSGLVIGGSSITINSFAGNSFTPVASPLTRYLVLRSTVNTPPTASQIPNGTYWAVNNVIGGDYTVVSTSNATTFNQTGLANNTTYYYWVIPYNGDCLGGPLYNLGNMITGSQTTCIPAPTLAPTTNNTGNGFTVNFNPVVGATDYQVDVSTNNTFTQILPAYSGVLTGGATTFVVTDLPPLTNYWFRVRAVGLGCSINSVSSLVVLSCGYYFIPYTQNFDTTTVNTIPGCSVTVDDNADGMSWRVQTINPASSPRALYLNKNNTVAMDDWFFLPGLKLDAGVSYRLFFRYNSTNSGGLVERLRVRLGSGQSPAQMSLTILDLPSITNTIYQSAFVDFTPVSNDIYYLGFQGYSPANQSYLVLDDISVTIAPTCFEPENLTISAVSNNSATIDFDPPTVEPANGYHYYLSTVETPPTGATAPTGSVPFGSTSIPLTGLTSSTSYYIWIRGNCGPGDTSIWSQLFSFSTECIPPTFTTITPANRCGTGTVSLVAVPNAGSVTEWYDAPSGGNLLFTGSTFTTPPLATTTTFYAQAKAAGGNASVGPRSPNSIAGAKTALTAPSGVFITVTNETELLGVDIFPLSSGQNGLIVIRNSLNVPVISVPFTTTVVGGSTPQTIPINFDFIPGNYTVSLSTVPTSGLIGNIENVSYPYTSSVATINGNNFDNSFYNFFYNWRFTTSCYSPFSPIIATVTTPPVLSLSSGSAIICSGLSTPTITVSGAASFNTFTWSPNTGVSGNVVAGFTFNPTEPTLYTLTASQTSGALCTATATFMVTVNPSPPTITIVPGDSTVCEGTIQPLSATFGASAAVNIVNENFEGPSGWTVINNSVGGNVANANWTLRNSIYTYASAYWNFNASSNDASQFYMANSDAQGSPSSNLTRTILESPSFSLDGYSTAELSFWHYLRWIAGNKAHVEISTDSGTTWTQIGAYIGIQGTASNFVNRTIDLTPYVGNSFVKLRFLFEATWDYGWAIDNVRVSGIVATAVAWSPVDDLFTDAAATVPYVAGTQLAVVYSQPTQTRTYNAIVTTVDGCESQSNVTLTFDAQPIAGILTGNQVLCAGSSLANLELTGSSGPIVRWEYADDSAFTVNLTPIASTATSLTPLEMGVFSNIRYFRVVLQNGVCATVYSNGVAVEFPTTIWNGTTWSNGLPNSSKRVIFTGNYTSSGDLEACSIEVQSGIITVLTNHNFIVNNQINVTGPPATTNFIFENNASLIQINDVVNTGSITYRRNSTPMLSLDYTYWSSPVANQIFSAFSPNTPANRFYLWNTAIYNWANISTASTFVEGVGYIIRGPGIAPFNTSTPNVYNGQFVGVTHNGDVPVSIVVNGLNDRNLLGNPYPSAISADDFMDEPSNAGVVGGTIYFWTHNTPITNNQYTSNDYAVYNYTGGVGTQSATNPGINGNIPNGTIAAGQGFFMKCIGTGTATFKNYMRLLGSNNQFFRMNNSQKSSNAIEKNRLWIELSNNQGAFKQLLLGYIQGATNDFDYKYDGELSEVGNPVSFYSLLNDKKLTIQGRALPFDVADIHPIGYNSPIQGEFSIQLAAFDGLFTTQNVYLEDKLNNTIHNLKNSPYSFFTEQGTFDGRFVLRFTNETLGVTPILLQDVAVVKNHSNIEILASTNLVLDRVNIYDMRGRLITAKQNINSNTTSFTNLNLANQILLVQIFDKNGNAVTKKVIF
- a CDS encoding GEVED domain-containing protein; the encoded protein is MNTTLQLKKTLANLFQKTTFNFGILFLGFYLFTSLSALAQVVNYGYQEFNGVSHGEVYTPIAGTDIFGSTPFNQFTPIGSEIPIGFSFNYNGTNYSQVKVHSNGFIYFGGSSNVVAAQATPINNASITQYAGAVAGHSRGLVYSSFGSAPIYSAVTHPTSVEYLMTGAVGSRVFTVQFKNMARPNGSLAAREGLLNFQIKLHEGTNVVEVIYDQQVSSPSTNVQLPGQCGLRGAAATDYSNRVANSVDYLVTTPGGANNVGINYRNTSNAGTVIRMQWTPPCYTPSGLTAINFTGTTADISWTAPTVAPTSYQFEVRSSGLAGSGPVGLGDSGTVAGISTVANGLSEGFTYTLYVRSFCGGSDYSAWVTGPTFTLPCVATTVPYYLPFDPMSDGFTIGNMPVCTSNQNGGGGGNNWLSTNPNFGAGYFDEHLTYSAHPTNPANTWFITKGIALTAGETYRIQYLYGGSSNFTFYTNKMEVRYGTTGTAAGLAGAIQIENHPEIKSSPETNIVNFTAPTTDTYYFGFRAYSDANMANLYLDDIFIDVSNCLKPTGLIAPAVLVSFNNATITWTAPTPSPANGYAYYYNTTGVAPTNGTPFSGTVPAGTTLTTIPSLTPNTLYYVWVRSICGPSEFGEWSAGTSFTTLPAPPVYCIPSGAGYFQDPNGITNVTMGSINNTTGLELPNYYGNYSGLTTNVAQGATVPVSITFRTGFTYDTIIWVDWNNDGDFVDAGEQVYSGVSGFTNPTTLLASFTVPGAQPLGPRRLRIGSIDAPTFVGGALTSCRNGEYQAFEDYTINVIFPPPALTLSASTMSAQCGLTNSPLITITSPLANYDVYTWTPSAGVSGTPGTGFTFNTSATTTYILTASQTSGSFSTNTATFTYVANETPTPITIATPNGTASCVNGPAIQLNAAGGIVSNVTVFSENFNSGINGPPDLVPVPPVLQFKSRISSTGGSSPAASAWTIRPSGYTTTGPVWFDTFSSNDNTNFVFANSDSQGDLPAPSVTRSRLISPPINLTSYTSATLNFYHYFRYLGINDLAYVQVAIDNANLATFPEGTDPESPSLTWTNLAQYTSNQGTATNFAQTFLNLNPYAGQVIRIRFNYQSNWGWGWAVDNFRVLGSASSDIVWSPTTGLYTDAAGTIPYTGTATNVVYAMPATDQVYTAAATAPGPTFCQSTQTVAITVTPQVGGTLSANQVSCDTASFNNITLTGHTGNIIRWEYANDAAFTVGVTTIANTTTTLTPAQFGTFTTVRYFRAVVGTGVCNPVYSTITSVTINSTTLTGTNTWSNGTPDITKRVIIAGNYTASSNFSACSVQVLSGATLLVQSGVTVIVENEFVVDGPSLPTTVIFQNNSSLVQLSDAVNSGSIRYERNTTPVVFYDYTYWSSPVANQTLGTFSPDTAANRFYVFNNTTYSWQNISTASVMNAAKGYIIRAPGTHSTTVPSVFTGSFYGVPHNGPYSIGIVVSGTQNRNLLGNPYPSAIDADLLYAANNTVLQGNMFFWTHNTPITANNYNSNDYAVYNASGGAGTAASPNPGVNPNVPNGNIAAGQGFFVQGLASGTVNFDNTIRLSGSNNLFYRSANAQQLKSLEKHRIWLNIINQQGAYKQMLLGYIEGATNELDNAYDAELTEAGNVVSLYSLNSDKKLTIQGRTLPFNVNDEVPLGFRTSVPGAYSIELENFDGLFEEGQIVYLEDKWLNVIHNLNESNYNFTTETGTFEDRFEVQFTNGTLGVTNPTDASNAIVVYKNSETIFINSSNLMMAEVKLFDIRGRLITAKQDILATEVSFANLNIANQMILVQITTTDGVILTKKVAY